One Etheostoma spectabile isolate EspeVRDwgs_2016 chromosome 12, UIUC_Espe_1.0, whole genome shotgun sequence genomic window carries:
- the LOC116698676 gene encoding WD repeat-containing protein 48 isoform X2 → MATHHRQNAAGRRKVQVSYVIRDEVEKYNRNGVNALQLDPALNRLFTAGRDSIIRIWSVYQHKDPYIASMEHHTDWVNDIVLCCNGKTLISASSDTTVKVWNAHKGFCMSTLRTHKDYVKALAYAKDKELVASAGLDRQIFLWDVNTLTALTASNNTVTTSSLSGNKDSIYSLSMNQMGTVIVSGSTEKVLRVWDPRTCAKLMKLKGHTDNVKSLLLNRDGTQCLSGSSDGTIRLWSLGQQRCIATYRVHDEGVWALQVNEAFTHVYSGGRDKKIYCTDLRNPDIRVLICEEKAPVLKMELDRSADPPPAIWVSTTKSSVNKWSLKGMHNFRSSGEYDNDCTTPLTPLCTQPEQVIKGGASIIQCHILNDKRHILTKDTNNNVAFWDVLKACKGEDLGKVEFDEEIKKRFKMVYVPNWFSVDLKTGMLTITLDESDCFAAWVSAKDAGFSSSDGSDPKLNLGGLLLQALLEFWPRTRINPMDEEENEVNHVNGEQENRVQKGNGYFQVPPHTPVIFGEAGGRTLFRLLCRDSGGETESMLLNETVPQWVIDITVDKNMPKFNKIPFYLQPHSSSGAKTLKKDRLSASDMLQVRKVMEHVYEKIINLDNESQTTSSSTNDKPGEQEKEEDMAMLAEEKIELMCQDQVLDPNMDLRTVKHFIWKSGGDLTLHYRQKST, encoded by the exons ATGGCCACGCATCACAGGCAAAATGCTGCTGGGCGGAGAAAAGTACAG GTGTCCTATGTCATTAGAGATGAGGTGGAGAAGTACAACCGAAATGGGGTGAATGCACTCCAGCTGGACCCTGCGCTGAACCGGCTCTTCACTGCTGGAAGGGACTCTATCATCCGGATATGGAGTGTCTACCAGCATAAA GACCCATACATTGCCTCGATGGAGCATCATACAGACTGGGTTAATGACATAGTTCTCTGTTGCAATGGCAAAACAT TGATATCTGCCTCATCAGACACCACAGTCAAAGTATGGAACGCGCATAAAGGCTTCTGTATGTCAACGTTACGAACCCACAAAGACTATGTGAAAGCTCTGGCCTACGCTAAGGACAAGGAGCTTGTGGCATCAGCAGGTCTGGATCGGCAGATCTTTCTTTGGGACGTGAACACACTAACAGCACTCACTGCTTCCAACAACACTGTCACCA CCTCATCTCTCAGTGGGAACAAGGACTCTATCTACAGTCTGTCTATGAATCAGATGGGCACAGTTATTGTATCTGGATCCACAGAAAAG gTTCTGAGAGTGTGGGATCCTCgaacatgtgcaaaactgatgaAGCTAAAAGGCCACACAGACAACGTCAAGTCGTTGCTGCTAAATCGAGATGGAACTCAA TGCCTCTCGGGCAGCTCAGACGGCACCATCCGCCTGTGGTCACTCGGCCAGCAGAGGTGCATCGCCACCTACCGGGTGCACGATGAAGGGGTCTGGGCCCTGCAAGTCAATGAGGCCTTTACACACGTCTACTCTGGAGGCAGAGACAAGAAGATCTACTGCACTGACCTGCGTAACCCAGACATCCGTGTGCTCATCTGTGAGGAGAAGGCTCCAGTGCTCAAA ATGGAATTGGACAGATCTGCTGACCCACCTCCAGCAATCTGGGTCTCTACCACCAAGTCATCCGTTAATAAATGG TCTCTAAAGGGAATGCACAACTTCCGGTCATCAGGGGAGTACGATAATGACTGCACTACCCCTCTGACACCACTGTGCACTCAGCCAGAACAAGTGATCAAGG gaGGTGCCAGTATCATACAGTGCCACATTCTGAATGACAAGAGACACATACTCACCAAAGATACCAACAACAATGTGGCTTTCTGGGATGTCCTGAAG GCTTGCAAGGGTGAAGACTTGGGGAAAGTGGAGTTTGATGAGGAGATTAAAAAGCGCTTCAAAATGGTCTATGTGCCAAACTGGTTCTCTGTTGATCTGAAAACTGGG atgcTCACTATCACATTAGATGAGAGCGACTGCTTCGCGGCCTGGGTGTCTGCAAAGGACGCTGGGTTTTCAAGCTCTGATGGATCTGACCCAAAGT TGAACCTGGGTGGACTGCTGCTTCAGGCTCTGTTGGAGTTCTGGCCCCGAACTCGCATCAACCCCATGGACGAGGAAGAGAACGAGGTGAACCACG TGAACGGAGAGCAGGAGAACAGGGTCCAGAAAGGAAATGGATATTTCCAAGTGCCACCACACACGCCAGTCATCTTTGGGGAAGCAGGAGGCAGAACCCTGTTTAG GTTGCTATGTAGGGACTCAGGTGGAGAGACTGAATCGATGCTGCTGAACGAGACTGTTCCACAGTGGGTTATTGATATAACTGTAGAT AAAAATATGCCCAAATTCAACAAAATCCCGTTCTACCTCCAGCCCCATTCTTCCTCTGGTGCAAAAACTCTAAAGAA GGACCGTCTCTCAGCCAGTGACATGCTCCAGGTGAGGAAGGTGATGGAGCATGTTTACGAGAAGATCATCAACCTGGACAACGAGTCGCAAACCACCAGCTCCTCAACCAACGATAAGCCAGGGgagcaggagaaggaggaggacatGGCAATGCTAGCCGAGGAGAAGATCGAACTAATGTGTCAAGACCAG GTGCTAGATCCCAACATGGACCTGCGAACAGTTAAACATTTTATCTGGAAGAGCGGAGGGGACTTGACGCTTCACTATAGGCAGAAGTCCACGTGA
- the LOC116698676 gene encoding WD repeat-containing protein 48 isoform X1 — MATHHRQNAAGRRKVQVSYVIRDEVEKYNRNGVNALQLDPALNRLFTAGRDSIIRIWSVYQHKQDPYIASMEHHTDWVNDIVLCCNGKTLISASSDTTVKVWNAHKGFCMSTLRTHKDYVKALAYAKDKELVASAGLDRQIFLWDVNTLTALTASNNTVTTSSLSGNKDSIYSLSMNQMGTVIVSGSTEKVLRVWDPRTCAKLMKLKGHTDNVKSLLLNRDGTQCLSGSSDGTIRLWSLGQQRCIATYRVHDEGVWALQVNEAFTHVYSGGRDKKIYCTDLRNPDIRVLICEEKAPVLKMELDRSADPPPAIWVSTTKSSVNKWSLKGMHNFRSSGEYDNDCTTPLTPLCTQPEQVIKGGASIIQCHILNDKRHILTKDTNNNVAFWDVLKACKGEDLGKVEFDEEIKKRFKMVYVPNWFSVDLKTGMLTITLDESDCFAAWVSAKDAGFSSSDGSDPKLNLGGLLLQALLEFWPRTRINPMDEEENEVNHVNGEQENRVQKGNGYFQVPPHTPVIFGEAGGRTLFRLLCRDSGGETESMLLNETVPQWVIDITVDKNMPKFNKIPFYLQPHSSSGAKTLKKDRLSASDMLQVRKVMEHVYEKIINLDNESQTTSSSTNDKPGEQEKEEDMAMLAEEKIELMCQDQVLDPNMDLRTVKHFIWKSGGDLTLHYRQKST; from the exons ATGGCCACGCATCACAGGCAAAATGCTGCTGGGCGGAGAAAAGTACAG GTGTCCTATGTCATTAGAGATGAGGTGGAGAAGTACAACCGAAATGGGGTGAATGCACTCCAGCTGGACCCTGCGCTGAACCGGCTCTTCACTGCTGGAAGGGACTCTATCATCCGGATATGGAGTGTCTACCAGCATAAA CAGGACCCATACATTGCCTCGATGGAGCATCATACAGACTGGGTTAATGACATAGTTCTCTGTTGCAATGGCAAAACAT TGATATCTGCCTCATCAGACACCACAGTCAAAGTATGGAACGCGCATAAAGGCTTCTGTATGTCAACGTTACGAACCCACAAAGACTATGTGAAAGCTCTGGCCTACGCTAAGGACAAGGAGCTTGTGGCATCAGCAGGTCTGGATCGGCAGATCTTTCTTTGGGACGTGAACACACTAACAGCACTCACTGCTTCCAACAACACTGTCACCA CCTCATCTCTCAGTGGGAACAAGGACTCTATCTACAGTCTGTCTATGAATCAGATGGGCACAGTTATTGTATCTGGATCCACAGAAAAG gTTCTGAGAGTGTGGGATCCTCgaacatgtgcaaaactgatgaAGCTAAAAGGCCACACAGACAACGTCAAGTCGTTGCTGCTAAATCGAGATGGAACTCAA TGCCTCTCGGGCAGCTCAGACGGCACCATCCGCCTGTGGTCACTCGGCCAGCAGAGGTGCATCGCCACCTACCGGGTGCACGATGAAGGGGTCTGGGCCCTGCAAGTCAATGAGGCCTTTACACACGTCTACTCTGGAGGCAGAGACAAGAAGATCTACTGCACTGACCTGCGTAACCCAGACATCCGTGTGCTCATCTGTGAGGAGAAGGCTCCAGTGCTCAAA ATGGAATTGGACAGATCTGCTGACCCACCTCCAGCAATCTGGGTCTCTACCACCAAGTCATCCGTTAATAAATGG TCTCTAAAGGGAATGCACAACTTCCGGTCATCAGGGGAGTACGATAATGACTGCACTACCCCTCTGACACCACTGTGCACTCAGCCAGAACAAGTGATCAAGG gaGGTGCCAGTATCATACAGTGCCACATTCTGAATGACAAGAGACACATACTCACCAAAGATACCAACAACAATGTGGCTTTCTGGGATGTCCTGAAG GCTTGCAAGGGTGAAGACTTGGGGAAAGTGGAGTTTGATGAGGAGATTAAAAAGCGCTTCAAAATGGTCTATGTGCCAAACTGGTTCTCTGTTGATCTGAAAACTGGG atgcTCACTATCACATTAGATGAGAGCGACTGCTTCGCGGCCTGGGTGTCTGCAAAGGACGCTGGGTTTTCAAGCTCTGATGGATCTGACCCAAAGT TGAACCTGGGTGGACTGCTGCTTCAGGCTCTGTTGGAGTTCTGGCCCCGAACTCGCATCAACCCCATGGACGAGGAAGAGAACGAGGTGAACCACG TGAACGGAGAGCAGGAGAACAGGGTCCAGAAAGGAAATGGATATTTCCAAGTGCCACCACACACGCCAGTCATCTTTGGGGAAGCAGGAGGCAGAACCCTGTTTAG GTTGCTATGTAGGGACTCAGGTGGAGAGACTGAATCGATGCTGCTGAACGAGACTGTTCCACAGTGGGTTATTGATATAACTGTAGAT AAAAATATGCCCAAATTCAACAAAATCCCGTTCTACCTCCAGCCCCATTCTTCCTCTGGTGCAAAAACTCTAAAGAA GGACCGTCTCTCAGCCAGTGACATGCTCCAGGTGAGGAAGGTGATGGAGCATGTTTACGAGAAGATCATCAACCTGGACAACGAGTCGCAAACCACCAGCTCCTCAACCAACGATAAGCCAGGGgagcaggagaaggaggaggacatGGCAATGCTAGCCGAGGAGAAGATCGAACTAATGTGTCAAGACCAG GTGCTAGATCCCAACATGGACCTGCGAACAGTTAAACATTTTATCTGGAAGAGCGGAGGGGACTTGACGCTTCACTATAGGCAGAAGTCCACGTGA